From a single Populus nigra chromosome 18, ddPopNigr1.1, whole genome shotgun sequence genomic region:
- the LOC133678835 gene encoding uncharacterized protein LOC133678835 — MVITSPQHDSSSSSPPKRLSPGFLVSVSYLMALCAKHASRVSSKLKTANKPTYKNNCSTINKSPRHSPRLPLARPKQLLTQISNKAITLMHLRRKDDQENVDVLLGPDEFGDGGVWQKAILMGDKCQPLDFSGVIYYDGSGKQLNEVPLKSPRASPLPAYLIRPPK, encoded by the coding sequence ATGGTCATAACATCACCACAACACGACTCCAGCTCTAGCTCACCACCAAAGAGGCTATCCCCAGGTTTCCTTGTGTCCGTATCATATCTCATGGCTCTTTGTGCCAAGCATGCAAGCCGTGTCTCAAGCAAGCTCAAAACAGCCAACAAGCCAACCTACAAGAACAACTGCAGCACCATCAACAAGAGCCCAAGACACTCTCCAAGATTGCCACTTGCAAGGCCAAAGCAGCTCTTGACACAAATAAGCAACAAGGCCATCACGTTGATGCATCTCCGGAGAAAGGATGATCAGGAAAACGTCGATGTTCTTCTGGGTCCTGATGAGTTTGGTGATGGTGGTGTCTGGCAAAAGGCTATCTTGATGGGTGATAAGTGTCAGCCATTGGATTTCTCAGGGGTAATTTATTATGATGGTAGTGGGAAGCAGCTCAACGAGGTTCCTCTAAAGTCCCCACGTGCCAGTCCCTTGCCCGCGTACTTGATTCGTCCACCAAAATAG